In Desulfobotulus pelophilus, the following proteins share a genomic window:
- a CDS encoding metal ABC transporter ATP-binding protein, which translates to MNEAAVCFHKVHFSYDNGAPVLEDVSFTIGPRELVAMVGPNGGGKTTLLKLITGMLHPSSGTVRIFSKNPEYARPRVGYMPQYLHFDPVFPITVREVVLMGRLGRRGIRGFFGWPDKKDRFHTMECLAHVEMEHLADRPFSALSGGQRQRVMIARALACEPELLLLDEPTANVDAQTETRFMALLEQLSHDISVLMVSHDMGFVSALVKSVICVNRRVVIHPTTELTGTAIQEIYNCSMQMVRHDHRCTEKGHTHVVHAQHPL; encoded by the coding sequence ATGAACGAAGCGGCTGTATGCTTTCACAAGGTTCATTTTTCCTACGACAATGGCGCACCTGTGCTGGAGGATGTCAGCTTTACCATCGGCCCGAGGGAGCTTGTTGCCATGGTCGGACCCAACGGAGGCGGCAAAACCACCCTTTTAAAACTCATAACCGGTATGCTCCATCCCTCTAGCGGGACCGTACGGATATTTAGCAAAAACCCTGAATATGCCCGCCCAAGGGTTGGCTATATGCCCCAATATCTTCATTTTGATCCGGTATTTCCCATCACCGTAAGGGAGGTGGTCCTCATGGGGCGCCTGGGCCGTCGTGGCATAAGGGGATTTTTTGGGTGGCCGGATAAAAAAGACCGTTTTCACACCATGGAATGCCTTGCCCATGTGGAAATGGAGCATCTGGCGGACAGGCCTTTTTCCGCTCTCTCCGGAGGACAGAGACAAAGAGTCATGATTGCAAGGGCCCTTGCCTGCGAACCGGAACTCCTTCTGCTGGATGAACCGACTGCCAATGTTGACGCCCAGACAGAAACCCGTTTTATGGCCCTTCTGGAACAACTTTCCCATGATATCAGCGTTCTCATGGTGTCCCATGACATGGGCTTTGTGAGCGCCCTTGTCAAAAGTGTTATCTGTGTCAACCGCAGGGTGGTGATCCACCCCACCACAGAACTTACGGGAACCGCTATTCAGGAAATTTACAACTGCAGCATGCAGATGGTCCGCCATGACCATCGCTGCACAGAAAAAGGGCATACCCATGTCGTCCATGCTCAGCACCCTCTTTGA